From Lolium perenne isolate Kyuss_39 chromosome 5, Kyuss_2.0, whole genome shotgun sequence, a single genomic window includes:
- the LOC127304526 gene encoding B3 domain-containing protein Os06g0107800-like, with product MALTVAAGESGRGAEQEQGGGLKLARFGGDERMRRREHMFDKVVTPSDVGKLNRLVVPKHFAERHFLPQLLPAAGLAAARLAGAVLRFEDGRGGGRAWAFRFSYWSSSQSYVMTKGWSSFVRDRRLAAGDTVSFCRAGARLFIDCRRRRGIPPPAAPKPFVPFMGLVATAQRTTSDEARRRFVRLFGVDLEVAGADEPPVPLDLQLPLIR from the coding sequence ATGGCGTTGACGGTGGCGGCGGGGGAGAGCGGCAGGGGAGCAGAGCAAGAGCAAGGAGGAGGACTCAAGCTGGCGCGCTTCGGCGGCGACGAGAGGATGAGGCGGCGGGAGCACATGTTCGACAAGGTGGTGACGCCGAGCGACGTGGGGAAGCTGAACAGGCTGGTGGTGCCCAAGCACTTCGCCGAGCGGCACTTCCTCCCGCAGCTGCTCCCCGCCGCCGGCCTCGCGGCGGCGAGGCTCGCCGGCGCCGTGCTGCGGTTCGAGGACGGCCGCGGCGGCGGGAGGGCGTGGGCGTTCCGCTTCTCCTACTGGAGCAGCAGTCAGAGCTACGTCATGACGAAGGGCTGGAGCTCCTTCGTCCGCGACCGCCGCCTCGCCGCCGGAGACACTGTCTCCTTCTGCCGCGCCGGCGCGCGCCTCTTCATCGACTGCCGGCGGCGCCGCGGGATTCCACCGCCGGCCGCCCCAAAACCCTTCGTGCCATTTATGGGACTGGTCGCCACAGCGCAGAGGACAACGTCGGACGAGGCGCGCCGGCGTTTCGTGCGTTTGTTCGGCGTGgacctcgaggtcgccggcgccgATGAGCCGCCGGTACCGCTGGATCTGCAGCTACCTCTGATAAGATGA